The Nitrospira sp. KM1 genome includes a window with the following:
- a CDS encoding DUF3365 domain-containing protein has product MERTSITYAISVISFFIAGLWPAATAFSAKDEPKPPGIPPEKVAEYVHAVLQADRTIYTTQVVNRMQEKGVVTAAEHWEQDNALPLPAQFLQHSGRLVAESGYGIRYRLIGLTPIYQRNAPATEFERKALESLNRTSEKAVTGIVSSGRKQYFQAIYPDRAVSIACVACHNTHPLSPKRDFKLNDVMGGIAITIPLD; this is encoded by the coding sequence ATGGAACGAACCAGCATCACGTATGCCATCTCAGTCATCTCGTTCTTCATAGCAGGACTGTGGCCGGCCGCCACGGCATTTTCAGCGAAGGACGAACCGAAGCCACCGGGGATTCCTCCGGAAAAAGTGGCCGAATACGTCCATGCGGTCTTGCAGGCTGATCGCACCATCTACACGACTCAGGTGGTGAACCGGATGCAGGAGAAGGGAGTGGTGACCGCGGCCGAGCATTGGGAGCAGGACAATGCCCTGCCTCTTCCGGCCCAGTTCCTTCAGCATTCAGGGCGCTTGGTCGCCGAGAGCGGATATGGTATCCGTTACCGCCTGATCGGTCTGACGCCCATCTATCAACGAAACGCGCCGGCGACGGAATTTGAGCGCAAGGCGTTGGAGTCCTTGAACCGTACGTCGGAAAAAGCGGTGACCGGCATCGTCTCGAGCGGTCGCAAACAGTATTTCCAAGCGATTTATCCGGACAGGGCGGTGTCAATCGCCTGCGTTGCCTGTCACAACACCCACCCTCTCAGCCCCAAACGCGACTTCAAGCTCAACGACGTGATGGGTGGGATCGCCATTACCATCCCGCTGGACTGA
- a CDS encoding AI-2E family transporter: protein MIGSRLSVPQFMTRSQPFTVVFFALLLLLLYQLILLFQPFLFPIFWAALLAHFSYPLYERLTRMLGGRNLLAASTLTIGALAVVVIPLVVTGVLLVREAVEAEKAIRAWITGGGVERLPEQVAAIPLIGEWLQSLVSGDGIRGIPMEQSVLTGAKYFSAFFVDQMGGFLKDTVLLVADFFFMLLVLFFFYTDGKLWVDVLYELIPLDESHKQKIIARLDITIRAVVKGVVVTAIVQGVLAGMAYGALGVPFPIVLMALTIILAPIPLGGTALIWGPVVAYLYWIGPLWKALAMLGWGVGVVSMVDQLLRPWLIGHDVEIPILLLVFSILGGLSLYGMIGLFIGPVLVSLLITALQIYREEYQSRPATPNV, encoded by the coding sequence ATGATCGGCAGCCGACTGTCCGTTCCCCAATTCATGACGCGATCCCAGCCATTTACCGTCGTCTTTTTCGCCCTCCTCCTCCTGCTGCTCTATCAACTGATCCTGTTGTTTCAGCCATTTTTGTTTCCCATTTTCTGGGCCGCGCTCCTGGCGCACTTCAGCTATCCATTGTACGAGCGTCTGACCCGGATGTTGGGAGGCCGCAATCTCCTCGCGGCTTCTACCTTGACGATCGGCGCGCTGGCGGTCGTCGTCATCCCGCTGGTCGTGACGGGCGTACTGCTTGTGCGGGAAGCGGTGGAGGCCGAGAAAGCCATTCGCGCATGGATCACCGGAGGGGGAGTCGAGCGTCTTCCGGAGCAGGTGGCCGCCATTCCGTTGATTGGAGAATGGCTGCAGTCGCTCGTGTCCGGAGATGGCATTCGCGGGATCCCGATGGAGCAGTCTGTCCTGACAGGAGCAAAATATTTCAGCGCATTTTTTGTCGATCAAATGGGGGGGTTTTTGAAAGACACCGTCCTTCTGGTGGCGGATTTCTTTTTCATGCTGCTGGTCCTATTCTTCTTCTATACCGACGGCAAGCTATGGGTCGATGTCCTCTATGAGCTGATCCCCCTCGACGAATCGCATAAACAGAAGATCATCGCTCGCCTCGATATCACGATCCGCGCGGTCGTAAAGGGAGTGGTGGTGACGGCGATCGTGCAGGGTGTGCTTGCGGGGATGGCCTATGGGGCGCTCGGTGTGCCGTTCCCGATCGTCCTGATGGCGCTGACGATCATTCTGGCTCCCATTCCATTGGGCGGCACGGCTCTGATCTGGGGGCCGGTGGTTGCGTACCTCTACTGGATCGGACCGTTGTGGAAGGCGCTGGCCATGTTGGGGTGGGGGGTCGGTGTGGTGTCCATGGTGGATCAACTCCTTCGTCCATGGCTCATTGGACACGATGTCGAAATTCCAATCTTATTGCTGGTATTCAGCATACTCGGTGGATTGTCGCTGTACGGAATGATCGGCCTGTTCATCGGCCCCGTATTGGTGAGCCTGCTCATCACCGCGCTTCAAATTTATCGTGAAGAGTATCAATCCCGACCGGCCACTCCCAATGTGTGA
- a CDS encoding polymer-forming cytoskeletal protein yields the protein MKKNGFSGDDSITLLAKGVQLRGEIRVEGTVRIDGRLEGEIHTKGQVIIGEDGLVQGTISAGTVVSSGRIKANVTALERVQLLKTATLIGEIHAPLLMMEEGAKLQGLTDMGVNSWTDEIPKLPGMVRELSSHRAKQVVVIEKDAGQ from the coding sequence ATGAAGAAAAACGGATTCTCAGGCGACGACAGCATTACGCTCCTGGCAAAAGGCGTTCAGCTGAGAGGTGAGATTCGGGTCGAGGGCACGGTGCGGATCGACGGGCGCCTCGAAGGAGAGATTCATACGAAAGGGCAGGTCATCATCGGCGAGGATGGGTTGGTACAAGGGACGATCTCTGCCGGCACGGTCGTCAGCAGCGGCCGGATCAAGGCCAACGTCACCGCTCTCGAGCGTGTTCAGCTTCTGAAGACCGCCACCCTCATCGGTGAAATTCATGCTCCACTGTTGATGATGGAAGAAGGCGCGAAGCTTCAGGGGTTGACCGACATGGGGGTCAATTCCTGGACGGATGAGATTCCGAAATTACCCGGAATGGTTCGAGAACTTTCGTCCCACCGCGCCAAACAGGTCGTCGTGATCGAGAAGGATGCCGGCCAGTAG